CGAAAGAACGGATGATCTAGAATAGTTTTAATTCTATGTTAAGGCATTAAGGAATGATAAACAAATGAAATATTATAAGTAGATGCTGAAAAGTAAAAAGATGGTATTACCGACGGGAAAACTTCATatgaatttcaaaaaatatttttaaaggcACGATAAAACGGCCTCAAAATAAGCAAGAAAGAAAAAAtacaaaaggaaaataaaaaagaactAAAGCATCTATGCCTGATCTTCACCGGAGCTCGACTCACCATCGGAACCTTCAAAACCTTCAGATCCTTCGGGACCTTCGGTCTCATAGAGTTCTtttgcctcggcctcgagcctaTTGACTTCTTCGATCTCGGCCGATAGGTCAAAACCTCGGgcgtgaatctcctcgagggtctccctttgGCATAACCACTTTACATACTCGGTCTTCATCTTCAAGCTGGCCTCGGCTATCTCCATATCATCCTTATACTAGGCAAGCATTTCCTCGACTTCGGAGGAAACAATCAAAGTTGCCTTCAATTTGGACTTAAGCGCGGTGTATTCCTGGCCGAGGGCATCCTGTTCCGTGACGGCTGAGTTCATCTGTGCCCGGAGTTCATCATTTAGCCGTGACCACTTGTCGGCCTTATCTTTTGCCACCCGAAGTTGGTCCTTAACTGATGACAGCTCCTCTTTTGTAGCCTCTTTTTTCGAAGCCAGCAGGTCCATCCTGCCCCTCAACGCCTCGGCCGTGCCTTTGACCTTATCCATCTCGGCCCAAAGTTGTTCAATCAAGTTTATCTTCTCTTGGACCTGTAAAGTTTCGTTGTTAGTCATCACTAGTAGCTTCTCATTTTTAGCCTCAAAGATCTTTACCTTCTCGACAAGATCAGAATGCTACCGTTTCACAGACGAGGCCTCCTTCTGCACCTTTTCCAGCTCGGCCCGTAGAGTTGGGAGATCCTTAAGAGACTCGTCCTGTTGTTCACTGAGAGCCATGTACATATCCTTCTTTCGGGCCTGctctttgagctcgaactcgagctggctAATTTCCAAGCAGGACCAAAGGAAgctttcatgatgaagcaccgaaGCCTGAAAAACAATAAGGTCATTAGAACATGCTAAAACGTAGAAAAATTCACAAAGGATACAAGGTGTAGACGTCTTACCCGGTTCAGTTCCTGTTGCATCTTGTTGAAGAGGCTCGACGTGCCTGCTTCATTCATCTTCGCCTGGTCCTTCTCGGTCACCAAGCAACGAAGATAGCTGGCCGAGCCCACCTGAGGGGACAGCGCCCGGGCGTTCACTAGGATAGTAAGAACAACTGTTCTCTTGCGGTCGGGATCCGCACTCGGGGCAGGGAACTGCCTCACTAGCTTCGGACTCGAGCTTGGCTCACTCGATCCCGAGGCACTTCCTTTTCTGGGACCTCCAGGTCGCCAAGCCCGGAATAGTCCTCTAATGCGCTCATGTCCATGCCATCAAAGAACATGTTGAGGGAATCATCTGCGCCCCGTGCCGTCTCGTTTGATTTTTCTTTGTCAGTTTGAGCCTTTTCAAGCATGGACTCTATGTGGGATGGCATTTCTGCGACCGGCTACTTCCTTCGGGGCAGGAACGGCTTGATGGGAGACTACGGTCTCCGATTCTCCTTCAGGTTCCCGAGCAAGAGGGTGATCAATCTCTTGGCCAATTTCTCTTATTTCCTCCTGGTCTCCCCCGTCGATGGTCGACCCATGAGTAATGAACTCAAGATCGTCATCCTCTAGGTAATCCCTGAGCCGGAAGAGGGAATCGGGGTCTGTTACCCTGGCTTTGGTGCTCTTCTTGTTACTTTTCCGGACTCGGACAACAACCCTCTTCTTCTTTACCTCGACATCCGGGGAACCCGAGGAtttcctctttttcttctttttctcctcttttttgGTGGCTCCGGACTGTCCTGAAGCGGAGGGTTCAACGAGCGAGGATAGGGCCTCATCCTCATCCAACTGCCTAAGCTCGGTGATCTTGGGCAAACCTGTGAGAAATGAAAAGACTTAGCAAAAATACAAGTCAAGTATGTCAGTGTAATTATTTAGGAGAAAGTCTTACCATGGGAACGAACCTCTCACTTGCCCTTCGAGATCTTGCGCCATTCACGCTCGAAGTAAGGCATTTGTTTGCAGATCCCCTCGATTCACTCCTTGAAGCGATGGACTGCATTAGGAACCTGGGCGACCAATGCACAATGAGAGACACGGGCAATAAGAATAAAATAAAGTGTCAAGTACTCAAGAAGGAAAGGACTTACGGGATGAGTTCCACTTTTCAGGGAACGGTAGAAATTCGGAGGAAATGAGATATTCAGTTTTCACCCGAACGAACCTCCCCTGCCAACCTCAATCtcgatcttcatcgatgctcgagaatgaAGCTTTACTTGCCCGATGAACGAGCTTGATTATCCCCATCGGAAAATTCAGGGACTGTAGAGATGAAGCAAGTGGTCAAGGGTGAACCGAGGTGCTTCGGTGTTATTTATGAAGTTCCGAGGGAGGATTATGATCCTCAAGAAGGATGGGTGAATCTGCCCAAGGCAGACCTCGTACCTTTTGCAGAAGCTAATGATTATAGGGTCCGCCGGGGTGAGCGtgaagggtaagtgtaaacacttagatacccCTCCATATGAGTGGTAATATCTTCATTGGCCGGGAGCGACCACCTCCTTGACCTTCCAGTTGCAATCCACCCGAACTGTGGGGAGTGTGTCCTCTGTAACAGAGCATATGCACCTCCATACTCCTCCCCATGTTGACTGGAGGCCTTTTCGACTTTATAGTCATTTTTGATAGAGCAGTCCCCGGGAACGAAACTCTTCAAAGGAGGCTACGGGACCACCTAAGGATTGGGCACCTCGGCATCCGTGGTCGGGTTGGAAGTTGAAGGGGCAGTTTGCTAAGGCAcgaatttggaagtttttgcCATCGGGATCTagaaaatatgaaggtttgaagaaagatatgaaagtttaaagatgaagatgaagatttGAATATAGGAATGAAGGTATGAAGGTCTGGTTTGAAGATTTAAAGAAGAAGTATAAAGATTTGAAGATGAATATATGAAGATCTAAGAAGCaatatatgaagatttgaagggggTAGAGTCAAGTAGAGAATTCGAGGGTAAATCAAAGAGCTCTGGAATCGAAAAGTGAAAAGTAAAAAAGGCATAAAAGCTTTTATAGAAGAAGGATAACCAATGTGTGACGTTTCGCATTCGAGGACAGTCAACCGGCGGCGGACATATGTCCcaagtcagaacgacgcgactgatgggaTTCACTGACCTGTCGACTCGGTTGTAACATACAAAGGAAGAAACTGAGGTTAATTTATCGCTTTTCGTTGCTTCGATgaatctactctccgaaaaatgaggggactgtTTGTGTACGGATAAAATCGGGGTCAAAGTTTTACCCGATCCCCTAATGAGGAACGAAGGGGAAGCATAGATCGACGCAGTTATAATCGAGGTTAGGAACTCTTTATATCGAGACCAAGGAAGAATGATCGATCTATCTCAGATCGGACGCGGTAAAACGACGTACCCCAGACCAAATATAGCTTCTGGACCTCGGAGATGCGGTGAACGGTTATGCACGACGGATAGGGTGCCTTAATATTCGCCCTCAACCAGACATTGCGGCGCGAATCCCGTTCAGTATCAGTTAAAGATCAACAATTAccagaaaaagaagatttttactttttttagacttgtactaggactAAAATTCTCCTATTATATAAAGGGAAAACTTTTTTTTAGTGTGACACATTATAACACGCAATTCAAAGCTATAAGAAAATTTACTTTTGTCTTCTAGCTACTGTTCAATGCATTACTTGTTTGTTCTTTTCTTTACTCACGACCGAGCTTGCACCGAGGGTCCGATCGAGAACGAATTTCACTGTTCAATATAAGATCAGGCTTGGTCATCATATTGCAattggtttgatcatttattttgtctttaatttATCTATAtgttattcttaattatttgtattgaattaaatcGCGTATCTTTTAAAccacatacaaatttaattgctactcatttttgggttaaacaataaGTTCTTAGACAAATTGCATCAATCATGATTCTCCCATTCACCCATTTCAAGATGCATTGTAACCTTTCTTTCGGTGGATATGTGTGCTTGGACCACCAAAATGAAAGTAAATCAACAGGTGATATTCGTCTAAATTAAAGCATTTGTTTACTCCTTGGAGCATTTGTATACGTCATCCTTTCTTCACTAAAAGAAGATAAAGGCCATCTAAATAAATGGTAAAACATCAGCTTTCACAACTGTTCATGGGAAATTATCCATTCCAGAAGGTCAGCCACTCAGCCTGTGCATGTAATACTCTTGTCATGAACTGAGCACTGAGCACTGAGCAGCCTCTTCTGTCCATATTAGTCCAATAAAGTTTCatggagaagaaaagaaaaaggatatAAATTAAAGGTGCTCATGGCATGGTAAAAATGTTCTCGCCGTCTCAATTTATGCCGTAATATTCCGATTTTGAGAATAATGGATATTTCTTTGATCGTGATTATTTCATGTAcctttcaaatatttttaattattatttattatgacttaagattttttaaaatatataaattttatatcaaAAACTTAAAGAACCTATTCCAGAATAAATTGGGACAGAGTACTTGGTATTACAAGAAGCATCGGTAAGTGTAATTTGAATTTATGGAGGTCTCTAGTTAGTTGGTTAAGAGGTCAATAGGTTGTTTCTTGTCCAACTTTCTCTCTCAGATATCTCTATCTTTTTTTATGGAAAAATGCATATCATACAGTTATGGGTTGATGCGATATATAATTGTATAATTCGTTTTATGTGTCTGTGATCTGGGAAGTTCCAAAATAATATATTTGGGGGATAGACTACTTTATCGAGATACCAGATGAGTGGTTGGGGGATAGACGCATAAGGAAAGAGATAAACACACATTTATACCTTACGTTATGCAACTGTCCAGTTCTCTTCCTATATAAAGGCCATAAAACTCCCCATCATTCCTCACACATCAAATCATAAATCAAAATCATTGTTCCAAAACAGTACTTCTACGATTGTAGTTTCAGATCTAGGGTTTCCTACATCTTCTTGTGGTAAAAGATTTTGTCGGCGGGAGAGAATTGTATTCTACATTAATCCAGGTTAACTATATATAGCTGGGGTAAAAAAGGGAGGTGACAGAAGAGAGTGAGCACACATGGTCTTTTCTTGCATGAAATCCGTCTATGCTTGAAGCTATGCGTGCTCGCTGCTCTATCTGTCACCCCCACCACTGTCTCTCTATATATTTCTCTTTATGTTTTATGTATGCGCGCATCTGTGTTTATGAACATATGGTATTATTGGTATGGTACTTAGGAGCAGAACTATAGGGTGAAAGGTTTTATCTTAATCCCTTTCGCCAAAAAATTACCCTAGCAAAAGGATGTGATAGGTGACAGAAGAGAGTGAGCACACATGGTGTTTTCTTGCATATGATATACTTGAACCTATGCGTGCTCACTGCTCTATCTGTCACCCCACCACTCTCTCTCTCTAGATTTCTTTATTTGTGTATTCTATGTATGGAGTAACTATTGAGGTAATTGTTTTTTTCTTCCATGATGTTTGATTCAATTAATTGGATGAGTACATAATGGATCTGATAATTAACAAAGTTTCCTTGTTTTATTTGCATATTTGTGTACCTTTGGCTGTTGGATAGTGAAATGCTTTGCAAATTTGTGCAGTTATTCTATGTTTCTTTTTCA
The DNA window shown above is from Nicotiana tomentosiformis chromosome 8, ASM39032v3, whole genome shotgun sequence and carries:
- the LOC138897879 gene encoding uncharacterized protein, with protein sequence MAQDLEGQVRGLPKITELRQLDEDEALSSLVEPSASGQSGATKKEEKKKKKRKSSGSPDVEVKKKRVVVRVRKSNKKSTKARVTDPDSLFRLRDYLEDDDLEFITHGSTIDGGDQEEIREIGQEIDHPLAREPEGESETASVLHHESFLWSCLEISQLEFELKEQARKKDMYMALSEQQDESLKDLPTLRAELEKVQEKINLIEQLWAEMDKVKGTAEALRGRMDLLASKKEATKEELSSVKDQLRVAKDKADKWSRLNDELRAQMNSAVTEQDALGQEYTALKSKLKATLIVSSEVEEMLA